In one window of Thermus aquaticus DNA:
- a CDS encoding LamB/YcsF family protein translates to MVVDLNADAGESYGAFAYGYDRELFPLVTSVNLACGFHGGSPSRIREAVALAKAHGVAVGAHPGFPDLVGFGRRDMVLSPEEVYADVLYQLGALYAFVKAEGLSLHHVKPHGALYLKACRDRETARAIAEAVKAFDPGLPLVVLPGTVYEEEAVRAGLRAVREAFPERAYLKSGQLAPRSMPGNWITDPEEAARRALDMVLRGRVEALDGGEVEVQAETLCIHGDNPRAPEVARAVRRALEGAGVRIQAF, encoded by the coding sequence GTGGTCGTGGACCTGAACGCAGATGCGGGGGAGTCCTACGGGGCCTTTGCTTACGGGTACGACCGGGAACTATTCCCTCTGGTGACCTCGGTGAACCTGGCCTGCGGCTTCCATGGGGGAAGCCCCTCCAGGATCCGGGAGGCGGTGGCCCTGGCCAAGGCCCACGGGGTGGCCGTGGGGGCCCACCCCGGTTTCCCCGACCTGGTGGGGTTTGGCCGCCGGGACATGGTCCTTTCCCCGGAAGAAGTCTACGCCGATGTCCTCTACCAGCTGGGGGCCCTTTACGCCTTCGTGAAGGCCGAGGGGCTTTCCCTGCACCACGTGAAGCCCCACGGGGCCCTATACCTGAAGGCCTGCCGGGACCGGGAGACGGCCCGGGCCATCGCCGAGGCGGTGAAGGCCTTTGACCCCGGCCTTCCCCTGGTGGTCCTCCCGGGGACGGTGTATGAGGAGGAGGCGGTGAGGGCGGGGCTCAGGGCGGTGCGGGAGGCTTTTCCGGAGCGGGCCTACCTGAAGAGCGGCCAGCTGGCCCCCCGCTCCATGCCGGGAAACTGGATCACCGACCCGGAGGAGGCGGCCCGTCGGGCGCTGGACATGGTCCTGAGGGGTAGGGTGGAGGCCTTAGACGGGGGAGAGGTGGAGGTGCAGGCGGAGACCCTCTGCATCCACGGGGACAATCCCCGGGCCCCGGAGGTGGCCCGGGCGGTGCGGCGGGCCCTCGAGGGGGCCGGGGTCAGAATCCAGGCCTTCTAG
- a CDS encoding HEPN domain-containing protein translates to MSVEKRLLEARRWLAQAWDDRERGKALWIALGLDPRGHSLARLLRDLPPEEAPFFHPLLPQALALDKLHIPTRYPDALPGLTPKEAYTEEAKKAVEVRLGGS, encoded by the coding sequence ATGAGCGTGGAAAAGCGCCTGCTTGAGGCCCGCCGCTGGCTCGCCCAGGCCTGGGACGACCGGGAGAGAGGAAAGGCCCTCTGGATCGCCCTGGGCCTAGACCCCCGGGGCCACAGCCTCGCCCGGCTCCTCCGGGACCTCCCCCCGGAGGAAGCCCCTTTCTTCCACCCCCTTCTGCCCCAGGCCCTGGCCCTGGACAAGCTCCACATCCCCACCCGCTACCCCGACGCCCTTCCCGGGCTCACGCCCAAGGAGGCCTACACCGAGGAGGCCAAGAAGGCCGTGGAGGTGCGCCTTGGCGGGAGCTAA
- a CDS encoding cobyric acid synthase produces MAGAKALIVWGTGSGVGKSLLTTGLLRHFRRLGLRAAPFKAQNMANHARVVAGGEMASAQWLQALAAGAEPEVRMNPILIKPFGERGAQVVVWGKVDPRLSQLPWKERRPHLEAPIREALEGLLAEYDLLVLEGAGSPVERNLWPDLPNLKVAQWAEAKALLVADVDQGGALGALYGTWALLGEHRERLLGFVFNKFRGDLELLRPAYGLLQGWTGVPVLGTLPLLPLSLPEEDGFRHRLEGQGGPRVALLRYPHAANLDEFWALGEVARPRYARTPEEAEGADLLVLPGSRLPARDLPWLRAFLPVIRRHLEAGKPVLAICGGAEMLSEALLDEEGVEERGVFPGLGLLPFRVRMRREKTVLRRRVRLGGLSGPWEGLNGLLVEGYEIHHGEGLPLFHQEGSLLATWLHGLLENPGVQRVLFGREARGLDEALDGLADALERHLDLSALHRALGLAGGVHPSPAPASPDPPPRPGPVLVLGGAKSGKSRFAQRLAGPFATLIATAEARDEEMAERIRRHQEERPPTWETLEEPLDLAGALGRARHPTVVVDCLTLWVANLLERGLDPVAEAEELLEAIRSAQKRVILVSNEVGMGIVPANPLARRYRDLLGAVNALLAREAEVYLMVAGRPLRLPEGT; encoded by the coding sequence TTGGCGGGAGCTAAGGCCCTCATCGTCTGGGGCACGGGAAGCGGGGTGGGGAAAAGCCTCCTCACGACTGGCCTTCTCCGCCACTTCCGGAGGCTCGGCCTCCGGGCCGCCCCCTTCAAGGCCCAGAACATGGCCAACCACGCCCGGGTGGTGGCGGGCGGGGAGATGGCCAGCGCCCAGTGGCTCCAGGCCCTGGCGGCGGGGGCCGAGCCCGAGGTGCGCATGAACCCCATCCTCATCAAGCCCTTCGGGGAGCGGGGGGCCCAGGTGGTGGTGTGGGGAAAGGTGGACCCAAGGCTTTCCCAGCTTCCCTGGAAGGAGAGGAGGCCCCACCTCGAGGCCCCCATTCGCGAAGCCTTGGAGGGCCTTCTCGCCGAGTACGACCTCCTGGTGCTGGAAGGGGCGGGAAGCCCGGTGGAGCGGAACCTCTGGCCCGACCTCCCCAACCTGAAGGTGGCCCAGTGGGCGGAGGCCAAGGCCCTCCTGGTGGCCGACGTGGACCAGGGCGGGGCCTTGGGGGCGCTTTACGGCACCTGGGCCCTCCTGGGGGAGCACCGGGAGCGGCTTTTGGGCTTCGTCTTCAACAAGTTCCGGGGGGACCTGGAGCTCCTAAGGCCCGCCTACGGCCTCCTCCAGGGCTGGACTGGGGTCCCCGTCCTCGGCACCCTTCCCCTCCTCCCCCTCTCCCTCCCCGAGGAGGACGGCTTCCGCCACCGCCTCGAGGGGCAAGGGGGACCCCGGGTGGCCCTCCTCCGCTACCCCCACGCCGCCAACCTGGACGAGTTCTGGGCCCTCGGGGAGGTGGCCCGGCCCCGCTACGCCCGCACCCCCGAGGAGGCCGAGGGGGCGGACCTCCTGGTCCTCCCGGGAAGCCGCCTCCCGGCCCGGGACCTCCCCTGGCTTAGGGCCTTTCTGCCCGTGATCCGGAGGCACCTGGAAGCGGGCAAGCCCGTCCTCGCCATCTGCGGCGGGGCGGAGATGCTCTCGGAGGCCCTCCTGGACGAGGAGGGGGTGGAGGAAAGGGGGGTCTTCCCGGGGCTTGGCCTCCTGCCCTTCAGGGTGAGGATGCGGCGGGAGAAGACGGTCCTGAGGCGGCGGGTGCGGCTCGGTGGGCTTTCTGGTCCCTGGGAAGGGCTCAACGGCCTCCTGGTGGAGGGGTACGAGATCCACCACGGGGAAGGGCTTCCCCTCTTCCACCAGGAAGGAAGCCTCCTCGCCACCTGGCTCCACGGCCTATTGGAAAACCCGGGCGTACAGCGGGTCCTCTTCGGCCGGGAGGCCAGGGGCCTGGACGAGGCCCTGGACGGGCTGGCCGACGCCCTGGAAAGGCACCTGGACCTATCGGCCCTTCACCGGGCCCTGGGCCTCGCCGGCGGGGTCCACCCAAGCCCCGCCCCGGCCTCCCCCGACCCCCCGCCCAGGCCCGGCCCCGTCCTGGTCCTGGGAGGGGCGAAAAGCGGCAAAAGCCGCTTCGCCCAGAGGCTCGCCGGGCCCTTCGCCACCCTGATCGCCACCGCCGAGGCCCGGGACGAGGAGATGGCAGAGAGGATCCGCCGCCACCAAGAGGAGCGCCCCCCCACCTGGGAGACCCTGGAGGAACCCCTGGACCTCGCGGGGGCCTTGGGGCGGGCCCGCCACCCCACGGTGGTGGTGGACTGCCTCACCCTCTGGGTGGCCAACCTCCTGGAAAGGGGCCTGGACCCGGTAGCAGAGGCCGAGGAGCTCCTCGAGGCCATCCGTTCCGCCCAAAAGCGGGTGATCCTGGTCTCCAACGAGGTGGGCATGGGGATCGTGCCCGCAAACCCCCTGGCCCGCCGGTACCGGGACCTCCTGGGGGCCGTCAACGCCCTCCTGGCCCGGGAGGCGGAGGTCTACCTCATGGTGGCGGGAAGACCCCTGCGGCTTCCAGAGGGCACCTGA
- the ppdK gene encoding pyruvate, phosphate dikinase: MSAQVYLLEEAEGFSKDLLGGKGFGLVAMRKAGLPVPPAFVITTEACRRYLRTGEVPGLWEEVRAKMAALEGLTGKRFGLGEGNNPPLLVSVRSGAPVSMPGMMDTILNLGLSLQGVAALSRATGNPRFAWDSFRRLLAMYGEVVLGERAEVFEGMLSALKERKGARSDAELTAEDLEELAHAYLAHLEARGTPFPMDPWAQLEGAVLAVFRSWNNPRARAYRRIYGIPEDLGTAVVVQAMVFGNLGEDSGTGVGFTRNPATGEKGLYGEYLRNAQGEDVVAGIRTPEPLDRLKDYAPGLYGELLRVAERLEGHFRDMQDFEFTVEKGRLFLLQTRSGKRTAQAAVRIAVEMAEEGLITREEAILRVEANALPGLLRPAVDRERAPRPLLKGLPASPGAAFGHAAFSNEAVERLSAQGLPAILVRPETTPEDITGMYLAKGILTARGGLTSHAAVVARGLGVPAVVGAEALRVFPEEGRAVAEGVEVREGDLLTLDGSTGEVYLGVVPLVEAAGEAYLHKLLAWAEPYRRLGVRANADTPEDARRARELGAEGIGLCRTEHMFFHEERLPWVRRLILAATPEEEDEALQALFRFQKEDFKGILKAMDGLPVPVRLLDPPLHEFLPPLDELRQKAEAGDEEAKRLLERAEALKEVNPMLGFRGVRLLLQRPGIFRMQLRALLEAAKELREEGFDPRPEVMVPLVADPKEVERAKALAEELFREYGPIPFGTMVETPRAALLAAEIAPLVDFFSFGTNDLTQMTFGLSRDDAGKFLPRYVEEGLFPFDPTERLDEKGVGRLLRLAVEEGRRANPALKLGLCGEHGGEAGSVRFVADLLDYTSASPFRVLTARLAAAQAGLSSLQPV, encoded by the coding sequence ATGAGCGCACAGGTGTACCTCTTGGAGGAGGCGGAGGGGTTTTCCAAGGACCTCCTGGGCGGTAAGGGGTTCGGCCTGGTGGCCATGCGCAAGGCCGGGCTACCCGTTCCCCCGGCGTTTGTCATCACCACCGAGGCCTGCCGCCGCTACCTGAGGACGGGGGAGGTACCGGGGCTTTGGGAGGAGGTGCGGGCCAAGATGGCGGCCCTCGAGGGCCTAACGGGCAAGCGCTTTGGCCTGGGGGAGGGCAACAACCCTCCCCTTCTCGTTTCCGTCCGGAGCGGGGCCCCGGTTTCCATGCCCGGCATGATGGACACCATCCTCAACCTGGGCCTCTCCCTGCAAGGGGTGGCGGCCCTCTCCCGGGCCACGGGGAACCCCCGGTTCGCCTGGGACAGCTTCCGAAGGCTCCTCGCCATGTACGGGGAGGTGGTCTTGGGGGAGAGGGCCGAGGTCTTTGAGGGGATGCTTTCCGCCCTCAAGGAGAGGAAAGGGGCCAGGAGCGACGCCGAGCTCACCGCCGAGGACCTGGAGGAGCTGGCCCACGCCTACCTGGCCCACCTGGAGGCCCGGGGCACCCCCTTCCCCATGGACCCCTGGGCCCAGCTGGAGGGGGCGGTTCTGGCGGTCTTCCGCAGCTGGAACAACCCCAGGGCCCGGGCCTACCGCCGCATCTACGGCATCCCCGAGGACCTGGGGACGGCGGTGGTGGTCCAGGCCATGGTCTTCGGCAACCTGGGGGAGGACTCGGGGACCGGGGTGGGCTTCACCCGCAACCCGGCCACCGGGGAGAAGGGGCTTTACGGGGAGTACCTGAGGAACGCCCAGGGGGAGGACGTGGTGGCGGGCATCCGCACCCCTGAGCCTCTGGACCGGCTGAAGGACTACGCCCCGGGGCTTTACGGGGAGCTTTTGCGGGTGGCGGAGCGCCTGGAAGGGCACTTCCGCGACATGCAGGACTTTGAGTTCACGGTGGAGAAGGGCAGGCTCTTCCTCCTGCAGACCCGCTCGGGCAAGCGCACGGCCCAGGCGGCGGTGCGCATCGCCGTGGAGATGGCGGAGGAGGGCCTCATCACCAGGGAGGAGGCCATCCTGAGGGTGGAGGCCAACGCCCTTCCCGGCCTCCTCCGGCCCGCCGTGGACCGGGAGCGGGCCCCAAGGCCCCTCCTCAAGGGCCTTCCCGCAAGCCCCGGGGCCGCCTTTGGCCACGCCGCCTTCAGCAACGAGGCGGTGGAGCGGCTCAGCGCCCAGGGGCTTCCCGCCATCCTGGTCCGCCCCGAGACCACCCCCGAGGACATCACCGGCATGTACCTGGCCAAGGGGATCCTCACCGCCCGGGGCGGCCTCACCTCCCACGCCGCCGTGGTGGCCCGGGGCCTGGGGGTCCCGGCGGTGGTGGGGGCCGAGGCCCTGAGGGTTTTCCCCGAGGAGGGCCGGGCCGTGGCCGAGGGGGTGGAGGTGCGGGAGGGGGACCTCCTCACCCTGGACGGAAGCACGGGGGAGGTCTACCTGGGGGTGGTCCCCCTGGTGGAGGCCGCGGGGGAGGCCTATTTGCACAAGCTCCTCGCCTGGGCTGAGCCCTACCGGCGCCTGGGGGTCAGGGCCAACGCCGACACCCCCGAGGACGCCAGGCGGGCCCGGGAGCTGGGGGCCGAGGGCATAGGGCTTTGCCGCACCGAGCACATGTTCTTCCACGAGGAGCGGCTTCCCTGGGTGCGCCGCCTGATCCTGGCCGCCACCCCGGAAGAGGAGGACGAGGCCCTTCAGGCCCTCTTCCGCTTCCAGAAGGAGGACTTCAAGGGGATCCTGAAGGCCATGGACGGCCTTCCCGTTCCCGTGCGCCTCCTGGACCCGCCCCTCCACGAGTTCCTGCCCCCTTTGGACGAGCTTCGCCAGAAGGCCGAGGCCGGGGACGAGGAGGCCAAGCGCCTCCTGGAGCGGGCCGAGGCCCTAAAGGAGGTGAACCCCATGCTGGGCTTTAGGGGAGTCAGGCTCCTCCTCCAGAGGCCCGGGATCTTCCGCATGCAGCTAAGGGCCCTCCTCGAGGCGGCCAAGGAGCTTCGGGAGGAGGGCTTTGACCCCAGGCCCGAGGTCATGGTCCCCCTGGTGGCCGACCCCAAGGAGGTGGAAAGGGCTAAGGCCCTGGCGGAGGAGCTCTTCCGGGAGTACGGCCCCATCCCCTTCGGCACCATGGTGGAAACCCCGAGGGCGGCCCTCCTAGCGGCGGAGATCGCCCCTTTGGTGGACTTCTTCAGCTTCGGCACCAATGACCTGACCCAGATGACCTTCGGCCTCTCCCGGGACGACGCCGGCAAGTTCCTGCCCCGGTATGTGGAGGAGGGGCTCTTCCCCTTTGACCCCACGGAGCGCCTGGACGAGAAGGGGGTGGGCAGGCTCCTCCGCCTGGCGGTGGAGGAGGGGAGGCGGGCGAACCCCGCCCTAAAGCTGGGCCTCTGCGGGGAGCACGGGGGCGAGGCGGGGAGCGTGCGCTTCGTGGCCGACCTCCTGGACTACACCTCGGCGAGCCCCTTCCGGGTCCTCACCGCCAGGCTCGCCGCCGCCCAGGCGGGGCTTTCCTCCCTGCAGCCTGTCTGA
- a CDS encoding nucleotidyltransferase domain-containing protein, giving the protein MTPELARYLEEALGRLRAALDLEALYLFGSHARGTADRRSDLDLLMVARTSLPPLKRIGLVLELLKDAPLPVEALVLTPEEFQERRDLPFLQGVLREAKPLYERGKAPA; this is encoded by the coding sequence ATGACCCCGGAGCTCGCCCGCTACCTGGAGGAGGCCCTGGGGCGGCTTAGGGCGGCCCTGGACCTGGAGGCCCTCTACCTCTTCGGCTCCCACGCCCGGGGGACGGCGGACCGAAGGTCGGACCTGGACCTTTTGATGGTGGCCCGCACCTCCCTCCCGCCCCTAAAGCGCATCGGCCTCGTCCTGGAGCTCCTAAAGGATGCCCCCCTCCCCGTGGAGGCCCTCGTCCTCACCCCCGAGGAGTTCCAAGAGCGCCGGGACCTCCCCTTCCTCCAGGGGGTCCTACGGGAGGCGAAACCCCTTTATGAGCGTGGAAAAGCGCCTGCTTGA
- a CDS encoding nucleotidyltransferase domain-containing protein has translation MPSVRVFYPRWTREDLLLRLRQGVEALRREVPLEEAWLFGSWAQGRALPGSDVDLLLVYQGAPRPDLHRLARKAFPGLPVELHAYTRDEAEALKPVLARMREGAIPLLEPGP, from the coding sequence ATGCCTTCTGTGAGGGTCTTCTATCCCAGATGGACTAGGGAGGACCTGCTTCTGAGGCTTAGGCAAGGGGTAGAGGCCTTGAGGCGGGAAGTCCCCCTCGAGGAGGCCTGGCTCTTCGGCTCCTGGGCTCAGGGCCGGGCCCTGCCCGGAAGCGACGTGGACCTCCTTCTGGTCTACCAGGGAGCCCCAAGGCCCGACCTCCACCGCCTGGCCCGGAAGGCCTTTCCTGGGCTTCCCGTGGAGCTCCACGCCTACACCCGAGATGAGGCGGAGGCCCTTAAGCCCGTCCTGGCCCGGATGCGGGAAGGGGCCATCCCCCTTCTGGAGCCCGGGCCGTGA
- a CDS encoding HEPN domain-containing protein → MREGFFEWAAFAAQQGAEKAVKAVFQRMGAVAWGHSVAGLLEELSQSFPVPEALLDAASELDKAYIPSRYPDALPEGAPFERYRRPEAERLLAHGEAVYAFCEGLLSQMD, encoded by the coding sequence TTGAGGGAAGGCTTTTTTGAGTGGGCGGCCTTCGCCGCCCAGCAGGGCGCGGAAAAGGCGGTTAAGGCGGTCTTCCAGCGGATGGGGGCCGTGGCCTGGGGACACTCGGTAGCGGGGCTTCTGGAAGAGCTCTCCCAAAGCTTCCCCGTGCCAGAAGCCCTCCTAGACGCCGCCAGCGAGCTGGACAAAGCCTACATCCCCTCCCGCTACCCGGACGCCCTGCCGGAAGGGGCCCCCTTTGAACGCTACCGGAGGCCGGAGGCGGAAAGGCTTCTGGCCCACGGGGAGGCGGTGTATGCCTTCTGTGAGGGTCTTCTATCCCAGATGGACTAG
- the fbp gene encoding fructose-1,6-bisphosphate aldolase/phosphatase, which translates to MRITLSVLKADIGSVGGHTLPSPAVLAAVKEVVEEAKGSLLLDAYVFHIGDDIVLLLSHTQGVAHPAIHELAWKAFREGTEVAKREGLYGAGQDLLKDAFTGNLHGLGPQVAEMEFAERPSEPFMVLAADKTEPGAFNLPLYLAFADPMYSSGLLLSPELRPGFRFRIMDLAQTERDSYIELDAPERLYDIAALLRDSHRFAIASIWLRKYGEVAAVVSTTRLRNIAGRYVGKDDPVALVRTQKIFPATEEFGPPFALAPFVAGDTRGSHHLPLMPVKANTPASTFFCVPMVCALGFSLKEGRLTGPVDLFADPVWDAVRAKVVEKAQEMRRQGFYGPAMLPMEELEYTGIAERLKELEREFS; encoded by the coding sequence ATGAGGATCACCTTGAGCGTACTCAAGGCGGATATCGGTTCCGTGGGCGGGCACACCCTGCCGAGCCCGGCGGTGCTGGCCGCGGTAAAGGAGGTGGTGGAGGAGGCCAAGGGGAGCCTTCTCCTGGACGCCTACGTCTTCCATATCGGGGATGACATCGTCCTTCTCCTTTCCCACACCCAGGGGGTGGCCCACCCCGCCATTCACGAGCTCGCTTGGAAGGCCTTTCGCGAGGGGACGGAGGTGGCGAAGCGGGAGGGGCTCTACGGCGCGGGCCAGGACCTCCTGAAGGACGCCTTCACCGGCAACCTCCACGGCCTCGGTCCCCAGGTGGCGGAGATGGAGTTTGCGGAAAGGCCTTCCGAGCCCTTCATGGTCCTGGCGGCGGACAAGACCGAGCCCGGGGCCTTCAACCTTCCCCTCTACCTGGCCTTCGCCGACCCCATGTACTCCTCGGGCCTCCTCCTTTCCCCGGAGCTTAGGCCCGGCTTCCGCTTCCGCATCATGGACCTGGCGCAAACCGAGCGGGATAGCTACATTGAGCTGGACGCTCCCGAACGGCTTTACGACATCGCCGCCCTCCTCAGGGACTCCCACCGCTTCGCCATAGCCTCCATCTGGTTGCGCAAATACGGGGAGGTGGCGGCGGTGGTGAGCACCACCCGCCTTAGGAACATCGCGGGGCGGTACGTGGGCAAGGACGACCCCGTGGCCCTGGTGCGCACCCAGAAGATCTTCCCCGCCACGGAGGAGTTTGGCCCGCCCTTTGCCCTGGCTCCCTTTGTGGCCGGGGATACCCGGGGAAGCCACCACCTGCCCCTCATGCCCGTGAAGGCCAACACCCCGGCCTCCACCTTCTTCTGCGTGCCCATGGTTTGCGCCCTAGGCTTTTCCCTCAAGGAGGGGCGGCTCACCGGCCCCGTGGACCTCTTCGCCGACCCTGTCTGGGATGCGGTGCGGGCTAAGGTGGTGGAGAAGGCCCAGGAGATGCGCCGCCAGGGCTTCTATGGCCCCGCCATGCTACCCATGGAGGAGCTGGAGTACACCGGGATCGCCGAGCGCCTGAAGGAGCTGGAGAGGGAGTTCAGCTGA
- the cbiB gene encoding adenosylcobinamide-phosphate synthase CbiB produces the protein MSLLLALLLDALLGEPPPRLHPVVWMGRYLEWAWPRVRGFWSGAFYWTLGALLFALPAFLLDLLLRPLALGFVLLGLLLKPLFSLRMLLLEVLWVERALEEGLEAGRRRLSRIVSRRTDGLSQEEVREAALESLAENLSDSLLAPLLYYALLGLGGAALYRYANTADAMWGYPEHGARGAFAARADDLLNLLPARLTGLLLCPPRLWRRLLREARKTPSPNAGFPMAALALRLGVRLRKRGTYALNPEAPSPGPGHVARALLWAGGVGYGTGLLLAGLTALRGW, from the coding sequence ATGAGCCTCCTCCTTGCCCTCCTCCTGGACGCCCTCCTGGGGGAACCCCCTCCCAGGCTCCACCCCGTGGTCTGGATGGGGCGGTATCTGGAGTGGGCCTGGCCCCGGGTGCGGGGGTTCTGGTCCGGGGCCTTTTACTGGACCCTGGGGGCCCTCCTCTTCGCCCTCCCCGCCTTCCTCCTGGACCTCCTCCTGAGGCCCCTGGCCTTGGGCTTTGTCCTCCTCGGCCTCCTCCTCAAGCCCCTCTTCAGCCTCAGGATGCTCCTCCTGGAGGTCCTTTGGGTGGAGCGGGCCCTGGAGGAGGGCCTCGAGGCGGGAAGAAGGCGCCTTTCCCGGATCGTGAGCCGGAGGACGGACGGCCTCTCCCAGGAAGAGGTGCGGGAGGCGGCCTTGGAAAGCCTGGCGGAGAACCTCTCGGACAGCCTCCTGGCCCCCCTCCTCTACTACGCCCTCCTGGGCCTCGGAGGGGCCGCCTTATACCGCTACGCCAACACCGCCGACGCCATGTGGGGCTACCCCGAGCACGGGGCCAGGGGCGCCTTCGCCGCCCGGGCCGACGACCTCCTGAACCTCCTGCCGGCTCGGCTCACCGGCCTCCTCCTCTGCCCCCCCAGGCTCTGGAGGAGGCTCCTCCGGGAGGCCCGCAAGACCCCCTCCCCCAACGCCGGCTTCCCCATGGCCGCCCTGGCCCTGAGGCTCGGGGTGCGCCTGAGGAAGCGGGGGACCTACGCCCTGAACCCCGAGGCCCCCTCTCCGGGGCCAGGGCACGTGGCCAGGGCCCTCCTCTGGGCAGGCGGGGTGGGGTACGGGACTGGACTACTCCTAGCAGGGCTCACCGCTTTGAGGGGATGGTAG
- a CDS encoding pyridoxal phosphate-dependent aminotransferase produces MLDDVLAPIHGGPDGGPEPLYDFSTNANALGPNPVILEYLQQVDPSRYPDPLYRETHRLLAQAHGVTEAQVAVGTGTSELIHRLSRWNYLRGPILLLPPTFSEYARAARALDLPLWEARSPEEFLELLPRSALAFLCVPNNPTGEVYPFLEEAARRAGGALVLDLAYYELMEEPLALPQGVWRLYSPNKAHGLTGVRAGYLVAPLDLTHFRNLAPSWPVSAHGEALLRGQLDPRARAWLEWSRAELHRLRRLLAEGLRALGLEVLESPANFLMVRVGRATAVARALRERGLRVRDATSFGLPEWLRLSAQREEAIEALLEALEGVLARLGA; encoded by the coding sequence ATGCTGGACGACGTGCTGGCGCCCATCCACGGCGGCCCCGACGGCGGCCCTGAGCCCCTTTACGACTTCTCCACCAACGCCAACGCCCTGGGGCCCAACCCGGTCATCCTTGAATACCTCCAGCAAGTGGACCCAAGCCGCTACCCCGACCCCCTCTACCGGGAGACCCACCGCCTCCTGGCCCAGGCCCACGGCGTGACCGAGGCCCAGGTGGCCGTGGGTACCGGGACCAGCGAGCTCATCCACCGGCTTAGCCGCTGGAACTACCTCCGCGGCCCCATCCTCCTCCTTCCCCCCACCTTCAGCGAGTACGCCCGGGCGGCCCGGGCCCTGGACCTGCCCCTCTGGGAGGCCCGAAGCCCCGAGGAGTTTTTGGAGCTTCTCCCCCGAAGCGCCCTGGCCTTCCTCTGCGTCCCCAACAACCCCACGGGGGAGGTCTACCCCTTCCTGGAGGAGGCCGCCCGGCGGGCCGGGGGAGCCCTGGTCCTGGACCTGGCCTACTACGAGCTCATGGAAGAACCCCTTGCCCTCCCCCAGGGGGTATGGCGCCTCTACAGCCCCAACAAGGCCCACGGCCTCACCGGGGTGCGGGCGGGCTACCTGGTGGCCCCCCTGGACCTCACCCACTTCCGGAACCTGGCCCCGAGCTGGCCCGTATCCGCCCACGGGGAGGCCCTCCTCCGGGGGCAGCTGGACCCTAGGGCCCGGGCCTGGCTGGAGTGGAGCCGGGCCGAGCTCCACCGCCTGAGGCGGCTTTTGGCCGAGGGGCTTAGGGCGCTCGGCCTCGAGGTCCTTGAAAGCCCCGCCAACTTCCTCATGGTGCGGGTGGGCAGGGCCACGGCGGTGGCCCGGGCCCTGAGGGAAAGGGGCCTAAGGGTGCGGGACGCCACCAGCTTCGGCCTCCCCGAGTGGCTCCGGCTCTCAGCCCAGCGGGAGGAGGCCATAGAGGCCCTTTTGGAAGCCCTGGAAGGGGTTCTTGCTAGACTGGGGGCATGA